TAAACAGACTCTAAATAGCAAAAAGCCCTTGCTGTCATTTTGAACCTGATTCGGAATATAATAAAAATAACGTTACGAGGCCCTGAAACAATACCCCGGGAGTTTTCGGGGCACAGGGTTCAGCGCCTGCCCTGAATTTATTTCAGGGGTGACAATCTATGGTTTGAGCAACAGCTCGAAAAGAACAAACACGCGCACCTTGATGTAAATTCTGCATATTACTGATTCAGGGAGGATAGATGTTTATACAGAAATTTCTTGGACTGTTTTCTAATGATCTGGCAATAGACCTTGGGACTGCCAATACCCTTGTTTTTGTAAAGGGGAAAGGGATTATATGCAATGAACCCTCGGTGGTTGTAATAAGAAAGGACAATAAGAAGACCATCGCCGTCGGTGCAGATGCAAAAAGAATGCTTGGCAAGACACCTGCAAACATAACTGCAATACGTCCCATGAAAGATGGTGTCATCGCTGATTTCGACGCCACAGGTGAGATGCTCAAGTATTTCATTACAAAGGTTCATAACAGGAAGAGCTTTGTTTCCCCGAGGGTGATCATAGGGGTCCCTTCAGGTATAACTCAGGTAGAACAGCGCGCTGTAAAAGACGCCGCCCAGGCATCAGGTGCGAGGGATGTGTACCTGATTTCAGAACCAATGGCTGCTGCTGTTGGAGTCGATTTACCCGTTGGTGAGCCGACAGGCAATATGATTGTTGATATCGGTGGCGGTACAACCGATGTCGCCGTGATCTCCCTTGAAGGTATTGTTTACAGCAAGGTCGTGAGGGTAGGCGGTGACAGGATGGATGAGACCATTCTTGCCTATATCAAGAGAAAATATAACCTTATGATAGGTGAGAGGACCTCTGAACAGATCAAGATGGAGATCGGTTCGGCATATCCTGTTGATGACAAAAAGCTGGAGTTGGAGATCAAGGGACGGGATATGGTTTCAGGCATACCCAAGACAGTTCTGATAAACGAAGAAGAGATAAGGGAGGCGCTGAAGGAACCCGTTACCGTAATTCTGGATACAATCAAGGTCACCCTTGAAAACACCCCGCCGGAACTTGCAGCGGACATTGTTGACAAGGGGATTGTAATAGCCGGTGGGGGGGCATTACTGAAGGGGCTTGACCTGCTGATAAAGGAAGAAACCCGGTTACCCGTCATAGTTGCAGAGGATCCTCTAACGGCCGTTGTCAGGGGGGTAGGCAAGATGCTGGGTGAGATAGACCTCCTCCAGCGGATATCCATCAATTGACCGCCTGAAATGTTAGACAAACGGATCATTGCCCTCTTCCTTCTCATCTTCCTCTCCCTCGTCCTGATGACCTTTCAGAGTACGCGCGGACCGCTAAAGCCCGTGTCGATTCTAAAGTACCCGTTATACTTTGCAGACAGAGAACTTCAATTTGCCTGGAATGCCGTTACCGGTCCCATAAGGGACTTTAAGAATCTCAGGGAAAAAAACCTTGAACTTGAAGAAGAACTCCGGACACTCAGGCTTTCTAAAGAAATGAACCTTGAACTGGTACTGGAAAACCGGAGATTGACAAAACTGCTTGAAATAAAGACAACGACCCCTGAGTATGTAACGACTGCACGGGTCATATCCTCGGGAATAGGGATCTGGCCAAGGACGATTGTTATCAACAAGGGGAGCAGGGGGGGTATAGAACGGGATATGGTGGTCAGAAACGTTGAAGGTCTTGTCGGCAGGGTTATCGAGGTAATGTCTTCTTTTTCCAGGGTTCTGCTTATTACGGATGTAGGGTTTTCCGCATCGGTGAGGTTACAGGACTCGCGACTGGAGGGAATCTTGTCCGGACGTGGTGACGGTCTCTGCACCCTTAAATATATCTCAACCGAGGAGGAGGTAAAGGCCGGGACTCTTCTCGTCACTTCAGGACTCGACGGAATCTTTCCGCCGGGTATTCCCGTGGGCATCATTTTTAGAATAGACCCGGGAGACGAACTCTTCCAGTCTATTATAGTAAGACCGGTAGTTGATGAAAAGAAACTTGAAGAGGTAGTTGTACTTAAAAAGAGGACCTGAACATGGTAAAGGCAAAGAAGACATTACTTTACATATTTAGTATATCGGCTTTATTTCTTATCCAGTCGGTTTTTTCCGTAGGAGAGTTCAAGCTTAATCTCTTGATCCTACCGGTCTATTACGTTGGATTTAAGAAAGGCTATCTTAAAGGACTTCTTACAGGGGCGCTGATCGGTTTCCTTGAAGACAGTTTTTCCGGTAGCATAATAGGTCCGGCCCTCCTCTCTAAAGGGGTGCTCGGCATAGCAGCATCCTACATCAGGGGGGGATTCTTTATCTGGAGACCCGCCCTCGGAATGATATCCCTCTTTGGGCTGTGTCTGATCGATGATACGATACAGTTTATCTCCCTTGCAATTTTTTCAGACCAACCCACTACACTCAAACACTTTCTGATCTTTGCCCTCCTGAGGGCCATAATCATAAGTCCATTTGGAAGCTTCATTAAACCGGAAGATGGAAGATAAAGAAAAACAGATAAAGGCACTTGCCTTTATCACATTTATTGTAATACTCACCTTTGTCCTGAGGCTCTGGCAGTTACAGATACTGAAAGGGGATCAGTTCAGGGAACTCTCTGAAAGGAACAGGGTTTCCATCGTAAAGATCCCCGCCCCAAGGGGTATAATATACGACCGGAAAGGTAAGGCGCTGGTCAAAAACGCCCCCTTTTTTGTGGCCTCCCTCCTGCCTGAACCAACCCAGAAAGAGATCAATATGACGGAGCTGTCGGCACTCCTTAAAGTACCCGTTGAAGATCTGTCAGAAAAAATTATCCACAAAAAAACACACTCAATTGAACCAATACCGTTAAAACGGGGGCTGACATTTGAGGAGGTCGCCAAAATCGAGGCACGGAGGGCAGACTTTCCCGGTCTTATTATTGAAACCGAAATAATAAGAGACTATCCATACAACAGTACCGCTGCCCACCTCATCGGCTATCTCAGCAGACCTTCGGATGAGCAGATGAAAACCGGGAGCTACGACGACTCGCCAAAGGGAACATACGTCGGCAGGTGGGGGGTTGAAGCGCTCTTTAATGAGAGATTGCGGGGGAAACCCGGCATAAGGTATATCGAGGTTGATGCCCTTGGAAGGCAGTTACATACCCTCAAGGTAGTGCCTCCTCAGAGGGGTGAGGATATACACTTGAGCATCGATATCAAGACCCAGATTGCGGCAGAGAGGGCATTCAAGAAAAGATCCGGCGCCTTGCTTGCCCTTGACCCTGAAAACGGCGAGATCCTTGCCCTCGTCAGCCTGCCCTCTTTCGACCCCAATCTCTTTGTCAGGGGAATCTCCCCTGATACGTGGAGGCGCTACATCAGACAGCCGGGACATCCGTTCCTCAACAGGGTTTTTCAGAGCCGTTATCCACCTGGTTCGGTTTTCAAGCTGATAACTGCAATTGCAGGTCTTGAAGAAGGTGTAATATCTAAAAACTTCAAAGTATACTGTACCGGTCAAATCCATGTGGGCAAATGGACGTTCAGATGCTGGAAGAAAGGGGGTCACGGGCTCATATCGCTTAAGAGGGCAATCGTGGAATCCTGTGATGTCTATTTTTATGAGGTCGGCAGGCTTCTCGGTATAGACAGGATCGCCAAGTACGCACAGGCCCTTGGACTTGACAGGCCGCCCGGGGTCCACCTTTCGGCAGAAAGGGCCGGTCTGATCCCAAGCACCAAATGGAAGAGACAGTCGAGAGGAAAACCATGGTATCTCGGCGATACATTCAACGCCGCAATCGGGCAGGGATATGTATCCCTCACCCCCGCACAGGTAGCCCTTCTGATTTCCGCCATAGCAAGCGACGGGAAGGTCTTCAGGCCATCCCTTACCGTGGACTCCGGAACCCCCGAACCTATTGCCAAGCTTTCCTTCAAACCACAGACCCTGAAGATTCTGAAGAACGCTCTCATAGATGTTGTAAATTCCCCGAGAGGAACGGGCAGGCTCGCAAGATCCGACAAGTACCTTATTGCCGGCAAGACGGGAACCGCACAGGTGGTCAGATTACCTGAGCACAATATGAACACCGGGAGGAACCTTATTAAGGATCACGCATGGTTCGTGGCATATGCACCTGCGGAAAACCCCGAGATAGCGCTCTCGGTATTTGTCGAGCATGGAGGGCATGGAGGGACCGCAGCAGCTCCGATAGCCAAGGAAACCATCGAGGCATACCTTGACGGAGAAAAATAATCCGTTCAGGATCTGTTGTAAAAGACGTGCAATACAGACAGCCTCCTATGAATTTGCTGAAATTTCATATTGATGCGCTTCTCCCCGTGTTTGGATATGGGTTAGGCTCTTTCTGTTTTAGTTGAAGGGAGGCTTAAAATTCAACTTGACATTAACCAAAACGTAACAATGTCATTCCGGCTTGTCCGGAATCGTTACTTTAAGAAGGATTCCCGACTCCCGAATGCGTTCGGGATTGCGGGAATGACTAATGACTGTTATTTATAAACAGACTCTTATTAGACAAAGCAATCCGACATTTAGTGGTTTATACGAGAATATTGCAGAAACGATTCCGGACAAGCCGGAATGACGGACTGATAAAGTGTTTTTAACTTTTTGCGAACGAACCATCGTTTTTTATGTAACCGTAAGGCAAACTATGATATCAAGGATTTAAACTCATGTACGGAAATCTTTTTGTTAATACCATAAAGAGACTTAAAAGGATTGACTGGATACTGCTTTCAATCCCCATAATAATCACAATACTGGGTATCATGACGATATACAGCGCAACACGTCCCGTTATTGATACATTTCAGCCGAAGTTCTATTTGAGACAGACTGTATGGCTTGTACTCTCCTTGATCATGTTGCTGGTAGTGATAAGTTTTGACTACAACAGAATCCTCAGGTTCACCTACCATATCTACGCCTTTGGCATCCTCCTCCTTCTCCTGACCATTGTATCGGGACATACGGGGATGGGGGCGCAGAGATGGATAAGCCTTGGACCGATCAGTTTCCAGCCCTCTGAAATCTTCAGGATCATACTCATACTGGTCACTGCACGATTCCTTGCAACCAAAGGCTCTCCTCTGAGATTCTCGAATCTATCCATGTTTTTCCTCCTCTATGGTCTTGTACCTTTCTTTCTTCTTTATTTACAACCCGATCTCGGAACCGCTCTTGTGCTCCTTGTTATCGTAACCCTGCAGACGATCGTGAGGGGTGTCCACAGGAAGGTAATAATAGG
The sequence above is a segment of the bacterium BMS3Abin08 genome. Coding sequences within it:
- the mreB gene encoding Rod shape-determining protein MreB translates to MFIQKFLGLFSNDLAIDLGTANTLVFVKGKGIICNEPSVVVIRKDNKKTIAVGADAKRMLGKTPANITAIRPMKDGVIADFDATGEMLKYFITKVHNRKSFVSPRVIIGVPSGITQVEQRAVKDAAQASGARDVYLISEPMAAAVGVDLPVGEPTGNMIVDIGGGTTDVAVISLEGIVYSKVVRVGGDRMDETILAYIKRKYNLMIGERTSEQIKMEIGSAYPVDDKKLELEIKGRDMVSGIPKTVLINEEEIREALKEPVTVILDTIKVTLENTPPELAADIVDKGIVIAGGGALLKGLDLLIKEETRLPVIVAEDPLTAVVRGVGKMLGEIDLLQRISIN
- the spoVD_1 gene encoding stage V sporulation protein D, whose product is MEDKEKQIKALAFITFIVILTFVLRLWQLQILKGDQFRELSERNRVSIVKIPAPRGIIYDRKGKALVKNAPFFVASLLPEPTQKEINMTELSALLKVPVEDLSEKIIHKKTHSIEPIPLKRGLTFEEVAKIEARRADFPGLIIETEIIRDYPYNSTAAHLIGYLSRPSDEQMKTGSYDDSPKGTYVGRWGVEALFNERLRGKPGIRYIEVDALGRQLHTLKVVPPQRGEDIHLSIDIKTQIAAERAFKKRSGALLALDPENGEILALVSLPSFDPNLFVRGISPDTWRRYIRQPGHPFLNRVFQSRYPPGSVFKLITAIAGLEEGVISKNFKVYCTGQIHVGKWTFRCWKKGGHGLISLKRAIVESCDVYFYEVGRLLGIDRIAKYAQALGLDRPPGVHLSAERAGLIPSTKWKRQSRGKPWYLGDTFNAAIGQGYVSLTPAQVALLISAIASDGKVFRPSLTVDSGTPEPIAKLSFKPQTLKILKNALIDVVNSPRGTGRLARSDKYLIAGKTGTAQVVRLPEHNMNTGRNLIKDHAWFVAYAPAENPEIALSVFVEHGGHGGTAAAPIAKETIEAYLDGEK
- the mrdB gene encoding Rod shape-determining protein RodA, translated to MYGNLFVNTIKRLKRIDWILLSIPIIITILGIMTIYSATRPVIDTFQPKFYLRQTVWLVLSLIMLLVVISFDYNRILRFTYHIYAFGILLLLLTIVSGHTGMGAQRWISLGPISFQPSEIFRIILILVTARFLATKGSPLRFSNLSMFFLLYGLVPFFLLYLQPDLGTALVLLVIVTLQTIVRGVHRKVIIGGIIITLIVLPFLGNVLWHGLKGYQKNRLMAFIDPGVDPRGIGYQIEQSKITIGSGKIFGKGYLKGTQGPFRFLPEKHTDFIFSVFAEEWGFFGSIILLLLYMILIIRGLETAYYAKDLFGTLIATGISIMFLLYLTINIGMTMGLMPVVGIPLPFFSYGGTALLSNFISVGLLINIRMRRFELFY
- the mreC gene encoding cell shape-determining protein MreC, coding for MLDKRIIALFLLIFLSLVLMTFQSTRGPLKPVSILKYPLYFADRELQFAWNAVTGPIRDFKNLREKNLELEEELRTLRLSKEMNLELVLENRRLTKLLEIKTTTPEYVTTARVISSGIGIWPRTIVINKGSRGGIERDMVVRNVEGLVGRVIEVMSSFSRVLLITDVGFSASVRLQDSRLEGILSGRGDGLCTLKYISTEEEVKAGTLLVTSGLDGIFPPGIPVGIIFRIDPGDELFQSIIVRPVVDEKKLEEVVVLKKRT